The genomic window GATAATCACTGATTTTTTTTCATTTTTAGAACCTCTAGGGATGGAGCTAATCTCCTCAAAATAATAAAAAACTTTTTTAGGGTTAATATCCTTTAAAACAGCCAATTTAATTTCCTCCTGTAAAATTTATAAGATATTTTATCATCAAGTTAAAAATAGATATAACAAATTTTTAGGTTATAATAAAATTTATTGTATGAAAAAAGTATATTTGGTATATTGTAATTATAGTTTATATAACTTCTGCTGACTACTTTTAGCAAAAGGTAAAATTATGCGTGATGGGATTGAGCCAAGCTTGATCTCGAGGGAGGAATTTCATCAATGAATTACGAAGACAGGGCTCTGTTAAGCTATTTGGGGAAAGAGAAAGGGTTTGAGTGGTATAAAAAATCCTTTGCCAAACATGATGCAAAAAATGGAAAATTTTCGTGGAGTTGGTCATTTTGGGCATTTATAGGTGGAGGATGGTATTTTATCTATAGAAAAATGTTTGTAGAGGGTGTATGCCTACTAGCGTTAGGAGTATTTCTAACATTCACCTATCCGGCTATGATGCTTTCATTAAAAATATCAATGGGGGGAATAGCACCTTATATGCTCTATGTGAGATATAAAACTATCAAAAGTGACGTGGAGAGCAAATACAAGAAAGAGAGCGGCAGATTAGAAGCGTTGAAGGAAAGAGGAGGATACTTTCAAAATGCTATATATATGGCAGTGACGGCTTATCTTCTAATAGCAGTATTCATAGCTTATGCATATATAACTGCAGGATAAATAATAAATAGTTATAATGAACAAGCCTCCTTATTTTGTATATAGGGGGCTTGTTCTATTTGAAATATTCATCAAATCAAAAGTAAAAAAATCTCTTCAAGAATAATTTTAAAAAAGAATTTCTTTTATCTTTTTAACAACTCCGTTTTGATTGTTATTTTCTGCAATAAAATTTGCTTCTTTTTTTAAAAGTGGATGGGCATTTTCCATGG from uncultured Ilyobacter sp. includes these protein-coding regions:
- a CDS encoding DUF2628 domain-containing protein, coding for MNYEDRALLSYLGKEKGFEWYKKSFAKHDAKNGKFSWSWSFWAFIGGGWYFIYRKMFVEGVCLLALGVFLTFTYPAMMLSLKISMGGIAPYMLYVRYKTIKSDVESKYKKESGRLEALKERGGYFQNAIYMAVTAYLLIAVFIAYAYITAG